A section of the Thermococcus sp. 21S7 genome encodes:
- a CDS encoding metal-dependent transcriptional regulator encodes MEVSKREEEYLETMYILHKNKGIIRVKDIAKMMRVKPPSVVDALKKLSEKGLVEYEKYDRILLTDAGRDIAEATYSKHLLLTQFFIDILGIPPEIAEHDACQFEHYVSEITVRRIREFAQYIQEQCPYVLKQFIKEKLAENAESK; translated from the coding sequence TTGGAGGTAAGCAAGAGGGAAGAGGAGTACCTTGAGACCATGTACATCCTTCATAAAAATAAGGGGATCATCCGCGTCAAGGACATCGCCAAGATGATGCGCGTCAAGCCGCCAAGCGTGGTGGATGCTCTGAAGAAGCTCTCGGAAAAGGGCCTGGTGGAGTACGAGAAGTACGACAGGATTCTGCTAACGGACGCCGGCAGGGATATAGCCGAGGCAACCTACTCGAAGCACCTGCTCCTCACGCAGTTTTTCATTGACATTCTGGGCATTCCGCCGGAGATAGCCGAGCACGACGCATGTCAGTTCGAGCACTACGTCAGCGAGATAACCGTGCGGAGAATAAGGGAGTTTGCCCAGTACATACAGGAGCAGTGCCCCTACGTTCTCAAGCAGTTCATCAAAGAGAAGCTTGCAGAAAACGCTGAATCCAAATGA
- a CDS encoding metallophosphoesterase → MYSFESFERLSLEIETHRGRTLLIADPHIGFELSRGLRIRTHFEESLAEFIAEKDPDLLILLGDLKEPIGMSFTVRRLLMGFFSDLQGIPTLITKGNHDGRIEEVAERFPDVEVVEHALIGDLLFLHGHTNLPGVEFSEAYLGHIHPAYTFRSGGTSRKTKVFFRVGEFLILPTVNPFIEGFDVRQGIKMVPFLKNSKEGEAFLPEGIYLGRVPL, encoded by the coding sequence ATGTACTCTTTTGAATCCTTTGAACGGCTCTCACTGGAGATTGAAACTCACAGGGGAAGAACTCTCCTGATAGCCGACCCCCACATCGGCTTCGAACTGTCCAGGGGGCTGAGGATACGAACCCACTTCGAGGAGAGCCTCGCGGAGTTCATAGCCGAAAAAGACCCCGACCTGCTGATTCTGCTCGGCGACCTTAAGGAGCCGATAGGTATGAGCTTCACGGTTAGGCGCCTCCTTATGGGCTTCTTCTCCGACCTCCAGGGGATACCCACGCTGATAACCAAGGGGAACCACGACGGCAGGATAGAGGAGGTGGCCGAGAGGTTTCCCGACGTTGAGGTCGTCGAGCATGCCCTCATCGGAGACCTTCTGTTCCTCCACGGGCACACGAACCTCCCAGGGGTGGAGTTTTCGGAGGCCTATCTGGGCCACATACATCCCGCGTACACGTTCAGGAGCGGGGGTACCTCCAGGAAAACGAAGGTCTTCTTCAGAGTGGGCGAGTTTCTAATCCTCCCAACGGTCAACCCCTTCATTGAGGGCTTCGATGTGCGGCAGGGGATAAAGATGGTGCCTTTTTTGAAGAATTCCAAGGAGGGGGAAGCATTCCTCCCCGAGGGCATCTACCTGGGGCGTGTTCCGCTCTAG
- a CDS encoding transcriptional regulator — MSDVYERLEALLRSLGVKKTELRIYRLLLEKREPMRITEIQRELGISERSVREHVLSLYRKGILRRRLIEQGWLGYVYTAVSPSEVLEHLKENLIKRINEIEKELKNSSKQRN, encoded by the coding sequence ATGAGCGACGTCTACGAGAGACTTGAGGCGCTGCTGCGTTCGCTTGGGGTTAAGAAGACGGAGCTGAGGATATACCGCCTCCTCCTTGAAAAGAGGGAACCCATGAGGATAACGGAGATACAGAGAGAACTTGGCATAAGCGAGCGCTCGGTGAGGGAGCACGTCCTGAGCCTGTACCGCAAGGGCATACTCAGGAGAAGGCTCATCGAACAGGGATGGCTGGGCTACGTCTACACCGCCGTCTCGCCGAGTGAGGTTCTGGAGCACCTGAAGGAGAACCTGATAAAGAGGATAAACGAAATCGAAAAGGAACTCAAGAACTCCTCCAAACAGAGGAACTAG
- a CDS encoding ABC transporter ATP-binding protein, whose amino-acid sequence MVRVELKEVLKEWEDFRLEISELAVKDGEFLTLLGPSGCGKTTTLRMIAGFEKPERGEILFDGRRVNDLPPYERGIGIVFQDYALFPHMTVFKNIAFGLEMKRLPRAEIERRVRWALELVGLEGLENRYPEQLSGGQQQRVALARALVVEPEVLLLDEPLSNLDAKIRERLRGEIKRIQRELGITTIYVTHDQEEAMAISDRIAVMNVGHVEQVGKPLELYYRPKTEFVARFLGLSNILELKAENGRACLGKLCFDVGREGKVRVFFRPESVYVTPGDTAEIIDYELLPGRIRLRLGIGGEVILAERFLDELPFGVETMPERVDVEVRSFSVLEAE is encoded by the coding sequence ATGGTGAGGGTAGAACTGAAGGAAGTCCTCAAGGAGTGGGAGGATTTTCGGCTTGAGATAAGCGAGCTGGCAGTTAAGGACGGCGAGTTTCTCACGCTCCTCGGCCCGAGCGGCTGCGGAAAGACGACGACGCTGAGGATGATAGCGGGCTTTGAAAAGCCGGAGAGGGGTGAGATACTCTTCGACGGAAGGCGGGTAAACGATTTACCTCCCTACGAGCGCGGGATAGGCATAGTCTTCCAGGACTACGCGCTGTTTCCCCACATGACGGTCTTCAAGAACATCGCCTTCGGCCTTGAGATGAAGAGGCTTCCAAGGGCGGAGATAGAGAGGAGGGTAAGGTGGGCGCTTGAGCTGGTCGGTCTGGAGGGCCTCGAAAACCGCTATCCGGAGCAGCTGAGCGGCGGCCAGCAGCAAAGGGTTGCCCTCGCGAGGGCTCTGGTCGTCGAGCCGGAGGTTCTTCTCCTGGACGAGCCGCTGAGCAACCTCGACGCCAAGATAAGGGAAAGGCTTAGGGGGGAGATAAAGAGAATCCAGCGCGAACTCGGCATAACGACGATATACGTTACCCACGACCAGGAGGAGGCCATGGCGATAAGCGACAGGATAGCGGTTATGAACGTCGGCCACGTTGAGCAGGTAGGGAAACCGCTGGAGCTCTACTACCGTCCAAAGACCGAGTTCGTGGCGCGCTTTCTGGGTTTGAGCAACATACTGGAGCTTAAAGCCGAGAACGGAAGGGCTTGCCTCGGCAAACTGTGCTTTGACGTCGGAAGGGAGGGAAAAGTGAGGGTATTCTTCAGGCCGGAGAGCGTCTACGTAACACCCGGCGATACCGCTGAAATCATCGACTACGAACTCCTGCCCGGCAGGATAAGGCTAAGGCTCGGGATTGGAGGGGAGGTAATCCTCGCGGAGCGCTTCCTCGACGAGCTGCCCTTCGGCGTTGAGACGATGCCCGAGCGGGTGGACGTCGAGGTGAGGAGCTTCTCGGTGCTCGAAGCGGAATGA
- a CDS encoding SdpI family protein has translation MNGYGLLRILYGLFLGLFLIIAGILTFTSKGEPGIGFRIGYTYLSERARRKANRVSGIGTILTGIALVLLSPFLPMPWPFAVIIAGLGGTLLLAYLTAKREYELEELSKEAPEKPGRRIEPPRVGKYITLQAFFAGLSFVLLLAGKLPRDPGVVLIAILQLFLLALTVFVSRPLVFQLAPKFNGKMALGFARAMAAVSAMVVLQLAVAALNPKASPLLVILMLLISLGAVFYAAFTALTSAYEEGYY, from the coding sequence ATGAACGGGTATGGGCTCCTAAGAATCCTATATGGACTGTTCCTCGGCCTTTTTCTCATAATCGCCGGAATCCTGACGTTCACCTCCAAGGGCGAGCCCGGGATAGGCTTCAGGATAGGGTACACCTACCTCTCGGAGCGGGCGCGGAGAAAAGCCAACCGCGTTTCAGGAATCGGAACGATTTTGACGGGGATAGCGCTCGTCCTCCTCTCGCCTTTCCTCCCGATGCCCTGGCCCTTCGCCGTCATAATCGCCGGCCTCGGCGGAACCCTTCTGCTCGCATACCTCACGGCAAAGCGCGAGTACGAGCTTGAGGAGCTCTCAAAGGAGGCGCCGGAGAAACCGGGGAGGAGGATAGAACCTCCAAGGGTCGGAAAGTACATCACCCTCCAAGCATTCTTCGCCGGCCTTTCCTTCGTGCTCCTTCTCGCTGGAAAACTCCCGAGGGACCCGGGGGTCGTACTAATCGCAATCCTCCAGCTCTTCCTCCTCGCGCTTACAGTCTTCGTTTCCCGGCCCCTCGTCTTCCAGCTCGCCCCCAAGTTCAATGGAAAGATGGCGCTCGGCTTCGCGAGGGCGATGGCGGCGGTTTCGGCGATGGTAGTGCTTCAGCTGGCGGTTGCGGCCTTAAATCCCAAGGCGAGCCCGCTCCTTGTAATCCTCATGCTCCTCATCTCCCTCGGTGCGGTATTCTACGCGGCCTTCACAGCTTTGACGAGCGCCTACGAGGAGGGTTACTATTAA
- a CDS encoding YhfC family glutamic-type intramembrane protease, which produces MYLLPFPILGGLLAWATIYSLGFDKQRWGEFVLGLAAFFIAIIIQNPVQQLPLLGVGIKSNADIIARGTAFTVGVSIWLGLIAGIAQEGAKYLLVKGKSLNTGLFLGLGFGITEVFVIAGAALAGALATGEPLDVPLSAALASMVERYFVVLFHVGTGIYLAYAYREGYGRTGLLAMIGIHTVIDSMAAYYQLTKSTPVMYAVEFITALVALGLLYHTIPKAKLELPEEEAALW; this is translated from the coding sequence ATGTACCTCCTTCCTTTCCCCATACTCGGCGGGCTGCTGGCGTGGGCAACGATTTACTCCCTTGGCTTTGATAAGCAGAGGTGGGGGGAGTTTGTTCTCGGTTTGGCGGCGTTCTTCATAGCGATCATCATCCAGAACCCCGTCCAGCAGCTCCCGCTCCTCGGGGTGGGGATAAAGTCCAACGCGGACATCATAGCAAGGGGAACCGCGTTCACCGTGGGTGTTTCGATATGGCTCGGTCTCATCGCTGGAATAGCACAGGAAGGAGCGAAGTACCTTCTGGTAAAGGGAAAAAGCCTGAACACAGGACTTTTCCTCGGTCTGGGCTTCGGAATAACGGAGGTCTTCGTTATAGCCGGAGCTGCTCTCGCGGGTGCGCTGGCGACGGGAGAGCCCCTCGACGTCCCGCTAAGCGCGGCGCTCGCCTCGATGGTGGAGCGCTACTTCGTCGTCCTCTTCCATGTGGGGACGGGAATATACCTCGCGTATGCCTACAGGGAGGGCTACGGAAGGACGGGCCTCCTGGCGATGATAGGAATCCACACGGTCATCGATTCGATGGCGGCGTACTACCAGCTCACGAAAAGCACGCCGGTAATGTACGCGGTAGAGTTTATAACCGCCCTCGTCGCACTGGGTCTGTTGTACCACACGATTCCAAAGGCGAAACTCGAACTCCCGGAGGAAGAGGCCGCCCTGTGGTGA
- a CDS encoding NCS2 family permease, whose amino-acid sequence MGWFENYFEFEKHGADMKTEILAGVTTFMTMAYILFVNPAILSDAMGKEAFNSLVAVTALAAGFATILMGLYAKKPFALAPGMGLNAYFAYSVVLGMGYDWRVALAAVFVEGLVFIVLSVTKVRSAIIHAIPISQKYAIGAGIGLFLTFIGLNDIGLLSAKVVGPKGSELVINDQINLIGTLKFTGLNTGVLTSKPILLFFFGLFLTMVLIALRVKGSLLISIIVTSVIGWITGAAPWPEHLFSTPDISYTFMQMDLQGLLNVGAIGVIFAFFMVDFFDTLGTVTGLSAKAGFLTKDGKVPDAEKILLTDAIGTTVGAVLGTSTVTTYIESAAGIEEGGRTGMTALVTGLLFLGIGLFIAPLAQAIPAFATAPALVIVGYYMLSAIREVNFADHTEAIPAFLVLITIPYTYSIADGIGIGFISYTILKLFSGRKDEIHPLMYALSLIFVAYFAYLGGVF is encoded by the coding sequence ATGGGATGGTTCGAGAACTACTTCGAGTTTGAGAAGCACGGCGCGGATATGAAGACCGAAATCCTGGCGGGCGTTACCACCTTCATGACGATGGCGTACATCCTCTTCGTGAATCCAGCGATCCTCAGCGATGCCATGGGTAAAGAGGCCTTCAATTCACTCGTGGCGGTTACGGCCTTAGCTGCAGGCTTCGCGACCATTCTGATGGGCCTCTACGCCAAGAAGCCCTTCGCCCTCGCGCCGGGAATGGGACTGAACGCCTACTTCGCATACAGCGTCGTCCTAGGTATGGGCTACGACTGGCGCGTCGCCCTCGCGGCGGTCTTCGTAGAGGGTCTGGTGTTCATAGTCCTCAGCGTTACCAAGGTGAGGAGTGCGATAATCCACGCGATACCCATAAGCCAGAAGTACGCAATCGGAGCCGGTATAGGCCTCTTCCTGACCTTCATAGGCCTCAACGACATCGGCCTGCTCTCCGCCAAGGTCGTCGGGCCTAAGGGCTCCGAACTCGTGATCAACGACCAGATAAACCTCATCGGAACCCTCAAGTTCACCGGACTCAACACAGGAGTCCTGACCAGCAAACCGATACTGCTCTTCTTCTTCGGGCTCTTCCTCACGATGGTTCTCATCGCGCTCCGCGTCAAGGGCTCGCTGCTCATCTCCATCATAGTCACCAGCGTCATTGGCTGGATCACTGGGGCCGCCCCCTGGCCCGAGCACCTGTTCTCAACCCCAGACATCAGCTACACGTTCATGCAGATGGACCTCCAGGGCCTCCTCAACGTCGGTGCGATAGGAGTGATATTCGCGTTCTTCATGGTGGACTTCTTCGACACCCTGGGAACGGTTACTGGCCTGAGCGCCAAGGCAGGATTCCTCACGAAGGACGGAAAGGTTCCAGACGCCGAGAAGATACTCCTAACGGACGCCATAGGCACGACCGTCGGAGCGGTCCTAGGAACCTCAACCGTCACGACCTACATCGAGAGCGCGGCCGGAATAGAGGAGGGCGGAAGAACTGGAATGACTGCGCTCGTCACGGGACTGCTCTTCCTCGGAATAGGCCTGTTCATAGCGCCGCTGGCCCAGGCCATACCAGCCTTCGCAACGGCTCCAGCCCTCGTCATTGTCGGTTACTACATGCTCAGCGCCATCAGGGAGGTGAACTTCGCCGACCACACAGAGGCCATCCCGGCATTTCTCGTGCTCATAACCATACCCTACACCTACTCGATAGCGGACGGAATAGGCATCGGCTTCATCAGCTACACGATACTCAAGCTCTTCAGCGGCAGAAAGGACGAGATACACCCACTGATGTATGCCCTGTCTCTGATATTCGTGGCTTACTTCGCCTACCTCGGCGGAGTCTTCTGA
- a CDS encoding heavy metal-binding domain-containing protein: MSDFIITTTEKIPGYRVIEVKGLARGGIVRATHVGRDIMAFFKNLKGGEVQEYTQMLAEAREEALRRMVLHAEDMGANAVVGVRFMTSAVASGMAEIYAYGTAVVVEKVEEE; encoded by the coding sequence ATGAGTGATTTTATCATAACGACCACCGAGAAGATTCCGGGCTACCGGGTGATCGAGGTCAAAGGCCTCGCGAGGGGCGGCATAGTCAGGGCCACCCACGTCGGGAGGGATATAATGGCCTTCTTCAAGAATCTCAAGGGAGGCGAAGTTCAGGAGTACACCCAGATGCTCGCGGAGGCTAGGGAGGAGGCACTGAGGAGGATGGTGCTCCACGCAGAGGACATGGGTGCCAATGCCGTCGTGGGAGTCCGCTTCATGACCTCAGCGGTGGCCTCGGGTATGGCCGAGATATACGCCTACGGCACGGCGGTGGTCGTTGAGAAAGTCGAGGAGGAGTGA
- a CDS encoding glycosyltransferase produces MRISVIVPTYNERENLEELFNRIQGALEGHDYEIIIVDDDSPDGTWQFAQGLGERYPVRVIRRTEEKGLSSAVIRGFREASGDIFVVMDADLQHPPEVIPKLLRAIENGADIAIASRYVPGGGVKNWYWYRKLISRGAIMIGRLALPRIRNVKDPVSGFFALRREVVEGVDLNPVGFKILMEILIKGKYGKVAEVPFTFGLRKAGESKLGTRTMLNYLRHVYRLMRWEGELDRLVKFTLVGLSGVLVNESFLWLFVSDFGWDKILANVPATELAILNNFTWNDLWTFKDIRRKPLWRRLLTFHMAALTGAVVQWLIYAGLVYMGLYYLISNLIGIVVSFAVRFIVNRHVTWG; encoded by the coding sequence TTGAGAATCAGCGTGATAGTTCCCACCTACAACGAGAGAGAGAACCTTGAGGAGCTCTTTAATAGGATTCAGGGAGCGCTTGAGGGTCACGATTACGAAATCATCATCGTTGACGACGATTCTCCCGATGGAACCTGGCAGTTTGCCCAGGGGCTGGGTGAAAGGTACCCCGTCAGGGTGATACGCCGCACCGAGGAGAAGGGCCTCTCCTCGGCCGTTATAAGAGGGTTTAGAGAGGCTTCTGGAGATATCTTCGTTGTCATGGACGCCGACCTTCAGCATCCACCGGAGGTTATTCCCAAGCTTCTGAGGGCCATTGAAAACGGCGCCGATATAGCGATAGCGAGCAGGTACGTTCCGGGCGGCGGCGTGAAGAACTGGTACTGGTACCGGAAGCTCATCTCCAGGGGTGCCATAATGATAGGCCGCCTCGCGCTGCCCAGAATAAGGAACGTCAAAGACCCCGTGAGCGGTTTTTTCGCCCTCAGACGGGAGGTCGTTGAAGGTGTAGACCTGAATCCGGTCGGCTTTAAAATCCTTATGGAGATTCTGATCAAGGGCAAATACGGGAAGGTAGCCGAGGTTCCCTTCACCTTCGGTCTCAGGAAAGCCGGGGAGAGCAAGCTTGGTACGAGGACGATGCTCAACTACCTCCGGCACGTTTACAGGCTCATGCGCTGGGAGGGAGAGCTGGACAGGCTCGTTAAATTCACCCTCGTCGGCCTCTCGGGTGTTCTCGTCAACGAGAGCTTTCTCTGGCTCTTCGTCTCCGATTTCGGATGGGATAAGATACTCGCCAACGTTCCGGCGACAGAGCTGGCGATACTGAACAACTTCACCTGGAACGACCTCTGGACGTTCAAGGACATCAGGAGAAAGCCCCTCTGGAGGAGGCTCCTCACGTTTCACATGGCGGCTTTAACCGGGGCCGTTGTTCAGTGGCTCATCTACGCCGGTCTCGTCTACATGGGACTGTACTACCTTATCTCCAACCTGATCGGGATAGTCGTTTCATTCGCCGTGCGCTTCATCGTCAACAGGCACGTGACGTGGGGCTAA
- a CDS encoding ATPase domain-containing protein, producing MEGVVMYVGELLKSLDRVSTGVPGLDDVLSGGFLPGRTYLIVGPPGSGKTTLGIQFLVEGAKNGERGLFISLFKNPNLITQEMLRYNFGLLGYVQSKRIILYDFGEILFGAGKKFTWDEVLDAILEIIKREENIRRVVIDSFTSLECSVVDSENKRVAIGKFMRKLYSLEITTVIISEMLSSDKYTDEYYLTDGVIVLHHFMRNYQMIRALQVLKMHGVPHDSNLKRIRFTDEGVRVYPEAPF from the coding sequence GTGGAGGGAGTGGTGATGTACGTGGGAGAACTCCTCAAGAGCCTTGACAGGGTCTCAACCGGCGTTCCAGGGCTTGATGACGTTCTCAGCGGTGGATTCTTGCCCGGCAGGACCTACCTGATTGTAGGCCCCCCCGGTAGCGGAAAGACCACCCTGGGCATCCAGTTTCTCGTGGAGGGAGCAAAGAACGGGGAGAGGGGACTGTTCATATCCCTGTTCAAAAACCCCAATCTGATAACCCAGGAAATGTTAAGATACAACTTTGGACTGCTCGGATACGTTCAATCCAAGCGGATAATTCTTTATGACTTTGGCGAGATTCTCTTTGGGGCAGGGAAGAAGTTCACCTGGGACGAGGTTCTGGATGCCATTCTGGAGATCATAAAGCGGGAGGAGAACATAAGGCGGGTTGTCATAGACTCATTTACATCGCTGGAGTGCTCCGTGGTGGATTCGGAGAATAAGCGGGTGGCCATCGGCAAGTTCATGAGGAAGCTGTACTCCCTTGAGATAACGACCGTCATAATCTCCGAGATGCTGAGCTCGGATAAATACACCGATGAGTACTACCTCACCGACGGTGTCATAGTCCTCCACCACTTCATGCGCAACTACCAGATGATTCGGGCGCTTCAGGTGCTCAAGATGCACGGAGTCCCCCACGACAGCAACCTCAAGAGGATACGGTTCACGGACGAGGGTGTAAGGGTGTACCCGGAGGCGCCGTTTTAG
- a CDS encoding nitrilase — MKVAYVQMEPVLLEPEVNYSKAEELIRAAVDEGAQLVVLPELFDTGYNFESREEVDGVAGQIPDGPTTQFLMELSMELGVFIVAGTAEKDERGRLYNSAVMTGPIGSGYIGKYRKVHLFYREKLFFEPGNLGFHVFNIGIAKVGVMICFDWFFPESARTLALKGAEIIAHPSNLVMPYAPRAMPIRALENRIYTITANRIGEERGLRFIGKSTIASPKAEVLAMGSESKEEVAVVEVDLQLVRNKKLNELNDVFKDRRPQYYVL, encoded by the coding sequence ATGAAGGTCGCCTACGTTCAGATGGAACCGGTCCTTCTTGAGCCGGAGGTGAACTATTCCAAGGCCGAGGAGCTGATCCGTGCGGCGGTCGATGAGGGTGCCCAGCTCGTCGTTCTGCCCGAGCTTTTTGATACCGGCTACAACTTCGAGAGCCGGGAGGAGGTTGACGGGGTTGCGGGTCAGATTCCCGATGGGCCAACGACGCAGTTTCTGATGGAGCTTTCGATGGAGTTGGGGGTGTTCATAGTCGCCGGAACCGCCGAAAAGGACGAAAGGGGAAGACTCTACAACTCGGCTGTGATGACCGGGCCGATAGGGAGCGGCTACATCGGAAAGTACCGCAAGGTTCATCTCTTCTATCGCGAGAAGCTCTTCTTTGAGCCGGGCAACCTTGGTTTTCATGTCTTCAACATCGGCATTGCGAAGGTCGGGGTGATGATATGCTTCGACTGGTTCTTCCCCGAGAGCGCGAGAACTTTAGCTTTGAAGGGTGCCGAGATAATCGCCCATCCGAGCAATCTCGTCATGCCCTACGCCCCGAGGGCCATGCCGATTAGGGCACTGGAGAACCGCATTTACACGATAACCGCCAACAGAATCGGTGAAGAGAGGGGTCTCAGGTTCATAGGCAAGAGCACGATAGCCTCGCCGAAGGCCGAGGTCTTGGCAATGGGGAGCGAGAGTAAAGAGGAGGTTGCAGTCGTCGAGGTGGACCTCCAGCTGGTAAGGAACAAAAAGTTAAACGAGCTCAACGACGTCTTCAAGGACAGGAGACCGCAGTACTACGTTTTATAG
- a CDS encoding PadR family transcriptional regulator: protein MLMDRKERALKKLRKDLRSGLYSYLVLLLLEKEEELHGYAIRKRLEELSDGRIVPSEGALYDILKSLKKLGLIQDAWAEVGGRPRKYYSLTKLGKNVLEDMKKDILAIREILEKLEGE, encoded by the coding sequence GTGCTGATGGACAGGAAGGAGAGGGCTCTCAAAAAGCTGAGAAAGGACCTCCGTTCGGGGCTGTACTCGTACCTAGTCCTCCTGCTCCTGGAGAAGGAGGAAGAACTCCACGGCTACGCGATACGGAAAAGGCTTGAGGAATTGAGCGACGGTCGAATCGTGCCGAGCGAGGGGGCACTTTACGACATCCTTAAGAGCCTGAAGAAGCTGGGCCTCATCCAGGACGCCTGGGCGGAGGTTGGGGGGAGGCCGAGGAAGTACTACTCCCTGACGAAGCTCGGAAAGAACGTTCTGGAGGACATGAAGAAGGATATACTGGCCATAAGGGAAATCCTTGAGAAGCTTGAGGGGGAGTGA
- a CDS encoding DUF4910 domain-containing protein yields MRRFLNEAGVFDPSNVLHYIAEISQFHRIQGSKELPEAVRFIREELRICGINAELYEEFYDGKRWFLTLKSPIAWDLVHGRVEVLEKTLTTSQSPLVVMAHSPSGNAEGEVVHIASEKDWENAEGKIVLVGKEWRDAYRKANETGALGFIAYREGTGDAIPYIGLFLSEDDLEWAKIPAVAVPESLAKGIVGKLNSGERVEARIEVETQINERQVLPILYAEIGREPFLLFTAHICHPRPGANDNASGSAMLMELARVLGRLYDESFRFGFAFLWIPEYYGTQAFVENYAGLDRYYAVINLDMVAGSEDRAGSTIMLVRTPLSRFSVVSGLLEYFLGLANREGKSFSGSPIPRLKLKSYPYEMGSDHDVFNFFGVPSVMPITWPDRFYHSSEDTVEKVSKTTVEVIGRAVLATALALAKAETEELQRFARGYAMKYLGELSLERDTEHAEKLVMMGLARDSHFLGIESGHPFERRPWMRWVRKGQISGALIRSIDEKAYEEFRELTKDRRTLVHLHELLMLGELLPRDDAMRALKEEFGEVEEEKLEKLLTLLERLGVIERL; encoded by the coding sequence ATGAGACGCTTTTTAAACGAAGCCGGGGTTTTCGACCCCTCGAACGTTCTGCACTACATAGCCGAGATAAGCCAGTTCCACAGGATACAGGGTTCAAAGGAGCTCCCTGAGGCCGTTCGCTTCATCCGGGAGGAGCTAAGGATATGTGGAATCAACGCGGAGCTTTACGAGGAGTTCTACGATGGAAAAAGGTGGTTCCTAACGCTTAAGTCCCCCATAGCATGGGACCTGGTGCACGGAAGGGTGGAGGTTCTGGAGAAAACCCTGACTACTTCCCAGAGCCCCCTCGTCGTCATGGCCCACTCGCCGAGCGGAAATGCCGAGGGTGAGGTCGTGCACATAGCCAGCGAGAAGGACTGGGAGAACGCCGAGGGGAAGATAGTCCTGGTAGGAAAGGAATGGCGCGACGCCTACAGAAAGGCCAATGAGACCGGTGCCCTGGGCTTCATCGCCTACCGCGAGGGAACCGGAGATGCGATTCCATACATCGGCCTTTTCCTCTCCGAGGATGACCTGGAATGGGCAAAGATTCCCGCCGTTGCCGTTCCCGAAAGCCTGGCAAAGGGCATCGTTGGAAAGCTGAACTCCGGCGAGAGGGTTGAGGCGAGGATTGAAGTTGAGACCCAGATAAACGAGCGTCAGGTTCTGCCGATCCTCTACGCGGAGATAGGAAGGGAGCCGTTCCTTCTCTTCACCGCCCACATCTGCCATCCCAGGCCCGGTGCCAACGACAACGCCTCCGGAAGCGCCATGCTGATGGAGCTCGCGAGGGTTCTGGGAAGGCTCTACGACGAGTCCTTCCGCTTCGGCTTCGCCTTCCTGTGGATTCCCGAGTACTACGGAACCCAGGCCTTCGTGGAGAACTACGCGGGGCTGGACAGGTACTACGCCGTCATAAACCTCGACATGGTGGCCGGAAGCGAGGACAGGGCCGGCTCAACGATAATGCTCGTAAGGACTCCCCTGTCAAGGTTCTCGGTGGTTTCCGGCCTTCTGGAGTACTTCCTCGGGCTGGCCAATCGGGAAGGAAAGAGCTTCTCGGGAAGTCCAATACCCCGTTTAAAGCTCAAGAGCTACCCCTACGAGATGGGCAGCGACCACGACGTCTTCAACTTCTTTGGGGTTCCGTCGGTGATGCCGATAACCTGGCCGGACAGGTTCTACCACTCCAGTGAAGACACCGTTGAGAAGGTGAGCAAAACCACCGTGGAGGTTATAGGCAGGGCCGTTCTGGCAACCGCGCTGGCGCTCGCCAAGGCCGAAACCGAGGAACTCCAGCGCTTTGCGCGCGGCTACGCCATGAAGTACCTCGGTGAGCTCTCCCTTGAGAGGGACACCGAACACGCGGAGAAGCTCGTCATGATGGGTCTGGCCAGGGACTCGCACTTCCTAGGCATCGAGAGCGGCCATCCCTTCGAGAGGAGGCCCTGGATGCGGTGGGTTAGAAAAGGTCAGATATCGGGTGCGCTCATAAGGAGCATCGACGAAAAAGCCTACGAGGAGTTCAGGGAGCTGACGAAGGACAGGAGAACGCTGGTGCACCTCCACGAGCTTCTCATGCTCGGCGAGCTCCTTCCGAGGGACGATGCGATGCGCGCGCTGAAGGAGGAGTTCGGGGAGGTCGAAGAAGAGAAGCTGGAGAAGCTCCTAACCCTGCTGGAGAGGCTTGGGGTTATAGAGCGGCTCTAG